A region of the Dysidea avara chromosome 9, odDysAvar1.4, whole genome shotgun sequence genome:
AAATGGTAATGAGGATGTGACATTAGAATGTGGGTCATTTGCTGCTGACACAATCACTTGGGAGAGAAGAGCTGGCACTGTGCCAAACAAGTCTATGATAATCAGCCAGGAGAACTTTAAATCTATGCTAGTGATACCTAATATAAGAAGAGAAGATGTTGGTGAATACAGGTGTGTTGCAGATGGGAAAGGATCTAGGAACAGCCGATATGCTCGTGTAACAGTCACAGGTAGGTATATCGGTATAAACAGCATTACAACACTATATGTACTTCACATGTTATGTGCACATCACTACAGAGGAGATAGACATAGTTACAGACCCAGAGGACACAACCCAAACACTTGGGACTAGAGTTACTCTGTCCTGCAGTAGCGAGGGATTtcagtcagaaaattttgtataCACTTGGACCAGATCAGGTCAAGTAGTACTAGTTGAAGCTACATCATCAGGTAACAGTAATCTGGTGTTGTCAGCTGTGAAGCCAACTGATGCTGGGGAGTATGCGTGTACGGTGGAGAATGAATGGGGAACCCAAGTTACTTCAAGATCAGCAACTCTCCAGGTTACAGTACCAGGTAATAAATCTCAATTACTGCAATATACGTATTTTACTTAATGCCTCATTCAGAATCATTTCCACCAATTGATATACCAGTTGGGAGTACTGATGAATTCTCTGTAACTCTGAGATGGCAACTGTCTGATATAGATGTTCAGCTATTAGACCGTGTTACAATATCCTACAGATGGGTGAGCTTGTTAGAAAGAGACAGTCGCAAACGTCAAGCTGCCAACGTGCAATCATCACTAGTGACTATTGATGACCCAAGTGTTACACAGCACACAATAAATGACTTACAACCATATTCCAATTATTGCTTCACTTTGGCTGCCCACTATGCCTTTGATGGACAAATATTGGGAGAAGTTGAAGCACAACCATTTTGTACTGATACAGGAGAAGATAGTAAGTATTTATAGAATTAGCTCCATCATTGAAAGTGATTTTGTATTGTTTGAAATAGCTCCATCATTTCCACTCAACTTAATGGTGGTAGATCAAGATTTAATGTCACTCGGTGTCACCTGGAATACACCACAGTCACCCAATGGTATCATAACACACTACACAGTAAGTACTGTGATCAATAGTGTTGAAATAATGGCCATTTTAATCACTTTCTCAGGTGAAATATGATGATCACACAAAGAGTGTAGCAGTTGAAGATGTAAAGCCATCAGTTATGTTATCCCAGCTACAACCAGGCACAGCTTACAATATCACTGTGTCCGCCAGTACTGCTATAGGGGAAGGGGATGCCATCTCAATCATCGTATCCACTGGTGAATGCACTAATATTATGATCTTTATTTTGTGTAATGTGTAGTAACAGTGTGGCAGCCATTTAGTGTAACCAAAATTATCTTTCAAGTCACATAATAGCTAAAGATCTTATTTACCTGGTCAATGTTTCATTGTTTAGAGGATCCCAACCCCATGGACACAACCAGCATTCTCTTGTTTCAaatcaaatttgagctgaatgtCAATCAGACATGCCCACAGTGGACAGTAAGTTCCAACTACACTATCTAGCTAGAGATGAGGAATGTAGCGCCACACTAGCATGTAATGTTTCTAATATATCAAATGTGTTTACATGTAATGTGACCACATTATATATATTAGTGAAGACCACGCTAAACATGCCACTGCTGTTTGCTATTTAGAGTAATGATCGACGTCAGTCATTGACCGACTCAATAGCTAGTTACATTGAGAGGAGTTGTCAGTGTACATTAGAAGATGGAGCAATTGAACAAGATCATTTACTGTGTGATCAAACAGAACCAAGCACAACAGTTTACAGAGCAAAAGTGACTACTGCTAGTCTGAAAACACCAGCACTAGCTGCTATTATAGAGAGCATAGTTGCACAAGGTGTACTGATGGGTAATAATATTGCAACACGTGTGAGTATTGACAAGACTTGTCCAGTTGTGATAAGATCATTTAGTGATCCAGTTTGTGACCCTACAACTAGTTCTGTTGCTGGAAATGAGTCAGGTTCAAAGtctaataatgatggtttagtGATAGCTCTTGCTGGTATTGGAGCATTAATAGCTCTTATTGTACTGCTAATTGTGCTTGTCTCAATGGTGTTGCTGTATCGAAGGCACAAAAGAAGGTATGCTAAATAGTGTGCTGTTTTCTTGAACAACAAACTATACACATACCTATACACACACTGCTCCAGTATACCCAGCTGTACAGTTTTGCATGTATGATTTGGACAGTCTTTTTGTGGATCACTAACCATGCCCCAGTAGAATTTACCTGAGTGGAGTACTAGGACCctagtggtgtgtgtgtgtgtgcgtgcgtgcgtgtgaccACTGAGACATTTAACTTGCATGTGCATTGTAAGGTAAATAAGGTATTGTTAGAGTCCATTGAaccttcatttttaaaaaaaaacaaaaaaaaacatgatgTAATTTCTACAGGGTAAGCGACACAAATGATGTCAACATTGTCAAGAACAACACTGTTGCTCCAACAGAGACTATACCATATAGTCAGCCACTACCATTGCCACTTGATGAGAGCATTAAAGTGCAACCATCAGAATGCCAAACTGATGATGATGGCTACCTAGTACCAGTCCACAATGACATGGAGAACACAGATCTTCCAATTCCTTATGTTGAGTTTGATGATGAAATTTACTTTCAGTCGATAAGAAAGAACACACAAATTGTGAGATCACAGTCAGCCAAAATTAAAATGGACACAAACCCTTCTTACAAGGGAACTACAATACCACAACATGATAGTACTGATGTGTAGTCCACAAATGCACACACTTTCTAGCCTATTTTACCAAATATGTGTTAATGCAAATATACACATGCAAGCATTCTTGCATATACATAATTTACTTACTAAATGTACATGGTGTATCACATTGTATTGTTTGTTATTAACACTAACATTGTACCACCCTGATATGTATCAGAACCAAACAACAAAAATTTAAGAAGCAATTTATTGGCAAACCAATTGTTCTTGGGTAACACCTCATTAATTTCACTCTATGGAAACGTAGTACACATATAAAATTTCTCAACTTCATTAAAAATCATCTTTAAATTTCAAAACAATGGCTAAGAGCTGTGTGGCAGTGATGTATGTAGTAATACATACACTAAAAAAATGATTCTCTAATTCAGTATAGATTGGAATTTCATTGTACGGTGGCTGTTCTCAGTTGCTATTGTTTCTCCTTTTTGGTTGGTGGCATACCCACGTCATCACTAGatagatcatgtgatttttTCTCAGATGGTGACTTAGATTTAGACATCCACTTGAAGAGGGAAGGCTGTGATGCAGGTAGCTTCTTCTTAACTGGTTTACTAAAAGACAATACATCAGATTACAGTACAATTATCTATGTACATACACTCACCTGGGGTCAATCTCCTTTACACAATCGGGAGATTTGTTACGAGAGTTGTTAACGGCCGTTGACACGGGATACCATTTCAGGCAGTCAACTGGATGGATGAACTCAACTGCCTAAAACAATTTGTAACAGATCAGTACAACAAAAGAAACATACTCTATATATGGTAAAAGTGCAGACAGGTGTAAAAATGGATCATATACTTGATAGTGCACTTATAGCTTGTTTTGTTGCGTGACCAGTATAACTCAATTTACCTTCTCTATTGGAGTTTTCTCATAGTCCAACCACTGGCTTATGGCATCGTCACCATCAAGGATTGCCTTAACACATACACAATAACACTGTTGAACTGCTACACACTATGGCTTACTGGCATCCTGTGGTGAATATCAGAGAATGGCTTCTGTGACTCCACTGTAATAATAGTATATGTAAAATGTGCATCTCCATCCTATGAGGTTGGAAAGAACATAGTGAAACCAGTTGGCACAAAAGTTATATATGTTCAGAGGAGGCTGCATGGTCACACAGTGGAGGCCCATATATGACGTAGTGCAAATAAACATGGCGGCAGCTAGTATTGGTATTGATTCAATAGTGTGTGAAATTTTGCAGAACTATATTGTGGCACTTATGGGTTCCTGATATCTTTGAGGTTGGTTGCACATAGAAGGCCTATGACACATTGGCATGCTGGACAGTGTAACCAAACCTCACACTTGTTTTGGCACCAATGATCTATGGTATTCCTAAGAAGCTCACTTATATCACTTGTATGGAAAACCACTATGGTGGTGAATGAATGAAGGCATCTGTGGAAAACTAACTGATTTATGCAACAGGAAGCTTAATAAAAAGGCATTGGTAAGTTGGTTAGTTGAGGATATGAAAGCTTGATGGTGGATGGACAACCTCCTCTGCTGTAGCTTACTCCATTGGCTGGTCGCCATATGTCGAAGTAGCCGGCCATGGTCAATAGCCTGCCCTTGAAAGGACTCTTCTTAGTATCATCATCAAAATCGTCATTATCTGTACTCAGCTTAACTGTCTCTTTGGAGGAAGCATCATCAGCGAATGTGATGAAATACGGCTGTTTGCCGGGCTTAGCTGTCTCCCACTCATAGAATCTGAAAAACAAAACAAGCAGTAAAGAATATCCCTCCAGTGGCCATATGGAAAACAGAGAGCCAGAATTAGGAAGAGGTGTTACTTTCATAAAGCATACACTGTGTCAACTCACCCATCAGCCAACACCACACATCGTTGGCCTTTGCTGATAGCACCTCTGAAGGAAGGTTTCTGCAGCATAGTTTCACTGCGACAGTTGTTGAGCAAGGTGGAGAACTTGTCAGGCTCCCCCTTGTGCCAACTGGGTACCAGACCCCACTTCATACTCTGTAGTACTCTATCACTGTCTGTACAGCCACACTTGACCACATGACTGTGACCACCTGATATCAGTACTGGACTACAATGAGAACAATGTACACTGTAAATACTTTACATACCATACTGAATTATCCTATTTTGTAAAAATATTATCAAGACAAAGAACATACATTTTGTCCTTCAAAAATATCTACCCATGTGGCAAATTATGACAGTTTATGTGTCACAAAACAATTTAACAACTTGTCCATTGTACACATACAAAAAAGGTAATGCATACTGTACAGGGGTAGAACATCCAAATTGTTTTATAGGCGATCAATGGGCTTTAGGACTTAGAAAGAAATGCGTGACCACATATGTAAAACAGCTATGAAATCTGTCAGAACATGAAATCCTGACTGTGAACGTAGCAGTTTATACCACATGTCAACACATATTGAATACATAAAGCTGCTCTTATAtccgcgttttactaattcccgCTCTTATAGTACTAGTAGAGTATCCAGTAACTGGACAATTACATTAAACAAACAACACGACACACCTTTCCCATTCAGCAGGAACCATTTGACATGATGCAGGCAAGGGTAATAAGGCAAAAACCAACATAAGATTTAAGTGTATGATAATTATTCTGTCTGGTAGAGAAACTTTGTCATTACCTAAATAGCATTTGTAGAGCTACTATCATTAGCAGCCATTATCAACCAATTCTGTTACCATAGTTTGAGCCACTTAATCAGACAAGCCTATTAACAAGTGAAGCCACATGGGGTTGTTATGAAATGCTTCAACTTTTATGAATACTTAAGCAACTTCTTGTTTCTATGCTTCAGTGGTTTCTATGCACCTTCAATGAATGGGGTCTAAACATCCACCCAGACAGAATGTATTCAACAATGTTCAGTGCATAAGTCTATTATTGCTTAACCAGAAAATCTGCTTCAAAGGATTGTTTGCCCTTTGAAAACATATAACGCTTACAGAATACATGAGGGAGGATTAATGTATATAATATCAGAGCACATTGAAACTTGTGTGTTAGTGTTAATAATACACTTGTAATAGTTGTAATAGTTAGGCATGAGggttttgcctgatgtgtatgCCTGACAGCCTGAGGGcatatatcaggcaaaagcGCGAATGCCCTGTGTTATAGTTACTACGTACCACTTCCCATCCGTATCAGGCTGATACATCTGTAGCCTGTACAGggccaagccaatacaagtgcaaccactggagatattatatatgcatgcctaaaaaTTGTGATTATGGGTCAGTCAGCTCTCAGTTATgaaatcctagagatatcacagagaatttcatttatgcaagtttaatgttttaatcagcgctactgaatcatttatggaataatcacggagtttactaaaggcctagatcgGTAAGCTTGCATGTAGAGTGGTAACGTTGTGATGGGTGTGTGGTCTGTATTTGGAAACGTGTGGAAGTgcttggtgaataagctatagcactagttctcaccttagcccaaccgatagcaaggataacaaaacgctgtccgtctgagtggttcttatggcaaaatccaagtcgtaca
Encoded here:
- the LOC136267795 gene encoding protogenin A-like; translation: MRRYLIQLITCMWLLRVSYTRGECDDITVEFRRPVRVEDRITINDMIGISDRAEVDIRCECTGPRGVSADWTQDGEPVSTEYEDLQTPYNEINGPRSSLKIYSFEEDATGEYSCNSQETTEVFNLVWYDPDDRPEFVVEPRNTNVNVRNGNEDVTLECGSFAADTITWERRAGTVPNKSMIISQENFKSMLVIPNIRREDVGEYRCVADGKGSRNSRYARVTVTEEIDIVTDPEDTTQTLGTRVTLSCSSEGFQSENFVYTWTRSGQVVLVEATSSGNSNLVLSAVKPTDAGEYACTVENEWGTQVTSRSATLQVTVPESFPPIDIPVGSTDEFSVTLRWQLSDIDVQLLDRVTISYRWVSLLERDSRKRQAANVQSSLVTIDDPSVTQHTINDLQPYSNYCFTLAAHYAFDGQILGEVEAQPFCTDTGEDTPSFPLNLMVVDQDLMSLGVTWNTPQSPNGIITHYTVKYDDHTKSVAVEDVKPSVMLSQLQPGTAYNITVSASTAIGEGDAISIIVSTEDPNPMDTTSILLFQIKFELNVNQTCPQWTSNDRRQSLTDSIASYIERSCQCTLEDGAIEQDHLLCDQTEPSTTVYRAKVTTASLKTPALAAIIESIVAQGVLMGNNIATRVSIDKTCPVVIRSFSDPVCDPTTSSVAGNESGSKSNNDGLVIALAGIGALIALIVLLIVLVSMVLLYRRHKRRVSDTNDVNIVKNNTVAPTETIPYSQPLPLPLDESIKVQPSECQTDDDGYLVPVHNDMENTDLPIPYVEFDDEIYFQSIRKNTQIVRSQSAKIKMDTNPSYKGTTIPQHDSTDV
- the LOC136267797 gene encoding abasic site processing protein HMCES-like, with amino-acid sequence MCGRCACTRGPRGVARACAYRNRSDVVVEPSWVLSSDKGYWPSYNVCPQTYTPVLISGGHSHVVKCGCTDSDRVLQSMKWGLVPSWHKGEPDKFSTLLNNCRSETMLQKPSFRGAISKGQRCVVLADGFYEWETAKPGKQPYFITFADDASSKETVKLSTDNDDFDDDTKKSPFKGRLLTMAGYFDIWRPANGDGDAHFTYTIITVESQKPFSDIHHRMPAILDGDDAISQWLDYEKTPIEKAVEFIHPVDCLKWYPVSTAVNNSRNKSPDCVKEIDPSKPVKKKLPASQPSLFKWMSKSKSPSEKKSHDLSSDDVGMPPTKKEKQ